In Citrus sinensis cultivar Valencia sweet orange chromosome 4, DVS_A1.0, whole genome shotgun sequence, one DNA window encodes the following:
- the LOC127901809 gene encoding uncharacterized protein LOC127901809, translating into MEVKSYQSQVESSLKEYILADPFVPYTSIVGSIFACTMVYDLAQLISVLFTLNVILVSPKYSGSSGVTGPYQPSMTFLLQLCLCTLCFGRILELLGKNQVFKVFIKPFEDRSHIIYKNSYYRNRTLKIRLDFFR; encoded by the exons ATGGAAGTCAAATCTTACCAGAGCCAGGTGGAGTCGTCGCTGAAGGAATATATATTAGCAGACCCATTTGTCCCGTACACTTCAATTGTTGGTAGCATTTTTGCTTGCACGATG GTCTATGATCTTGCCCAATTGATTAGTGTGTTGTTCACTTTAAATGTGATTCTAGTTTCTCCAAAATACAGCGGGTCGAGTGGAGTAACAG GGCCATATCAACCGTCCATGACATTTTTATTACAGCTATGTCTTTGTACTTTGTGTTTTGGTCGGATCTTAgaattgttggggaaaaatcaggtttttaaagtttttataaaaccttttgaagatcgctctcatataatatataagaattcgtattatagaaatcgtaccttgaaaattcgATTGGACTTTTTCCGTTGa